CCACCTTCTTAGCCTTATCCGGCGGGAGATTTGTCTCAAATATAGGCTTCTCGTCTTCCATGGTCAACTTGTCGAATTACAGTTAAAAACGTTAAGGGGGGCCTAGCTGGTTAACTTTAATAAACAGAACGTAGAGGCGGGCGTGGAGGTGATTGATGTAAGCGGACAGCAGTGCCCCGACCCCCTCAAAACCGTGGCGTCTGCGCTGGCCAACGCCCCGGCGGGTGCCAGGTACAGGATAGTGACTGACGACTACATGTGCTACATGATGCTCAGGAGGCTCATGGCCCTCAACGACGTGAAAATTCTAGAAGCCGAGGAGGGCGGGCCCTACGTGCTGGTAGTAGAGAAGTAGCTAGACCAGGGGTATCCCCGCCTCCCTCGCCTTTTCTAAAAACTCCTCAACCCCGAGCCCGGCCAGCCTCGCCGCGGTTCTGAAGTCCCCAGTCTCCACGTAGTAGACAAGGGCGTGCCTCAGCCTCGGCGGCAGTTTGTTTATGAAGTCCCAGTTGGCCTCCCTCCTCCTAATCTGCCTGGCCTCCTCTATAAACGCCAGCCAGAACTCCCTCTCCACGCTACTCAACGCCCAGCCTTCTTAAATCTCTTTTGGCGAAGCGGTGGCCCGTCTCCGCCTGGTACCTCTCTATCTCTTCCCTTAGGCTAATTACGCCGCGTTGCGCGAGGGCGTGGAGCACGTCTACGGCGCGCATCACCCTAACGCCGCTAAGCTCTTGAACAAAGCTGGGGGCCATCGCGGCCCCTCCATTTTCCGTAAGCACCGTGTATCCAAACCTAACCCCCGCCGCCAGGCAGACGGCCTCCGGCAAGTCCACGCCTCTCATGGGGAGGGCGCGGGACAGCGATACGACACGCCTAGCGTACGTAACCAACTCTTCTGTTTCTGTGAAAAGCGCCATTTTGCCCGAGGCGAGGCCCTCTGTAATCCACGCCAGCGTGTTCTCGCTGAAAATCTCGGCGAGTACAGACTCAGGAATGTTTACCACCGTAAAGAGGGTGTACAGAAGATTGCGCCTGCTGTAACGCGCCCAGTCTATCAGAAAGGAGGTATCGGCTATTGCCTCCATTACACAGTAGGTATCTTGGCCCTCCTCCTCAGCCCGTCGAATTGCTCCACCCTCATGCCGGCTATCCGCGACGCCACGTATATATCGCCAGTCTCGACGTAGTAGATAAGGGCGTATTTAAGCTTAGGCGGTTGCCTATTTATAAAATCCCAGTCGGCCTCCCTCCTCCTAATCTCCCGGGCTTCCTTGAGGAGCTCCAGCCACTCTGCCACGCACTCCCGGGGGCGTAGTGTTATAAACCTTTGCCCACGCTCCAGACATGTACGAGGGGAAGTTCTACCGCCTCCTCCACCCGAGGCCCACCGTTATCATCGCGTCGAGATGCCCCAACGGCCGCGTAAACCTCATGCCGGCCTCCTGGAACACCCCCGTCTCAGAAGAGCCGCCCACGATCGCCGTGGCCGTGGAGAGGGAGGCGTATACACACCAGTGCCTCCAGCACCACAGATACGCCACCCTCAACGTACTCCCCATAGACGCCGCCGACTTGATATACAAACTCGGCACCGTAAGCGGCAGAGATGTGGACAAGGCGTCGCAGTTCGGGGTAAAGCTGGAGCCCTCCACAAAGGTAGACGTGCCGAGAGTCGCCGGCGCCCTGGCGGTCTACGAGGTGGAGGTGTACAAAGAGGTGGAGGTGGGCGAGGTGACGCTCTACATCTTCCACGTCTTAGAGACCTGGGCCGCCCCGGGCGCGGCCGACCAGTGGGGATTCGACTTTAAAAAGGTCAACATCCCCCTCCACGGCGCGGGGAGGGCCTTCTACCGCGTCGACCCCAAGCCCGTCTTCGCCAAGAAGTAGCCTAACCGCCCGCACATACGGCGGCGGCTTCGCGTCGCCCACCAAGATAAACACCACGTCTCTAAACACGGCCCTGGCCTCCCTAACCACAAAAGGATTCACCCTATCGTCCTCCCCGTCGGTAACAACGACGAGCGTGTAGCCCCTCAGCCCCCGCGCCCTGGCGTCGCCAACGGCGGCCTCCACGGCTCTAGTGATGTCGGTGCCGCCGCCGGCAACCACTTTGGTGAGCACATCGACAAGCCTCTCCACATCGCCCACAGGCTCGTACACATCCGCGTCGAAGAAGCGGACAACAACATTTCTAAACCTCCTCAACACCGCTATGACATATGCCGTTGCCACAGCTATCCTCTCCACCCCTTTCACGGCGCCGTACATAGATCCCGACTTATCCACCAGGAGATAGACCCCCCTGTCCCCGCCCCACCTGGCGCGGAGGACGGGCAACTCGGCCGACGCCGCCTTGTGGAGAAAGAGGAGGGGGGCCCCCACCGACAGCGCCTTGGCGAACAGCGTGGCTCTCCTAACCCTCTCCAACGAGCCGTGCGACCTCTCCGCCTCGAAGCCAGACGCGCCGCGGCCCTCAAGAAACGCCCCGAGCCTAGGGGCCAGCCGAAGCGCCTTGGCCAGAACCCCGGCGAGCCTCAGCCTCCGGGGATCCGAGGCTACCGACAGGGCGAGCGCCGCCGGGTCCCCAGACCTGCCCCTCCCCAGCACCTCCCCGAGCTTCTTAAACACGCGGTGGAGCTCCTCCACGTCCGCGGGGTCGCCCAGGTGCCTCCTGATGTGCCGCATGGCCTCCACCCACGCCTCGCGCCTCCCCCTGCCGAACCACGCGCGCCCCCCGGCGTCGAGGTAGCGCAGATACCCCTCGAAAGCCCTCAAAAGCCTAACCGCCGCCTCCATAGACGCCCTGTGGCTCAGCCTACACACCCGCGCCACCGCCTCGTAGTACGGCGACTTGACGTAGTCAAGCACAAACCTCCTCCACACAGCGCTGGCCGACCTCCCGCCGAAGATAGGCGTCCGGTAGTGAATGTAGTACGCGTCGGCCGCCTCCTCGACGCCCACCGACTTAACCCCAGCCGCCCTCAAAACCCTGAAGGCCCTAGCCCTGACAAGCGCATCCCCGTAGTCCACATTCAAGAGGAGACCCACGTTACCTACTACAGCTATAAAAACCTCAGCTCCCCACCACATAATGAAAAGACGCGTCGTACTGATCGGCGCCGCCCTGGCGCTGTTGATAGCCGCGGCTATATACCTCGCCCCACGCCCGGCGACACAGCCGCCCCTCAAGATATACATAGAGTCGCCGGCCTTCGCCAACGGCACCCGGATACCCCCACAGTACACATGCGACGGCGCCGACGCCTCCCCGCCGCTGAGGTGGAGCGGCGTGCCGCCAGGCGCCAAGTCGCTGATGATAGTAGTGGTAGACCCAGACGCCCCCCGCGGACCCTTCACACACTGGGTAATCTACAACATAGACCCAAACACCACCGAACTACCCCCAAACCTGGAGAAGACCCCAACCACCAGATACGGACACCAAGCCATGAACGACTTCGGAAAAGTCGGCTACGGCGGCCCCTGCCCACCCCCAGGCCCCCCACATAGATACATATTCACAATATACGCCCTAGACACCAAGCTAAGAACGCCCCCCGGCTCCCCACACCAAGACGTAATCAGAGAAGCCACCCCACACATAATAGCCGCCGGACAACTAGTAGGACTCTACAGAAGGTAGCTCCAACCCCACAGCCACAAAACCAAGACACATGGCCGCCACGCCCCCCAACCACCGACACCTCCGGCTAAACACGCCTAGATACATTAAAACACAGACCATTGGTGCCGCCGCCGGGATTTGAACCCTGTTCCGAACCCCCCGTAGGGGGCTCGTCGGGACGACCCGGTTATGAGCCGTACGCGGGGCTGGGCCCCAGAGCGCTCTTCCAGGCTGAGAAAGCTACGTTGCTGACTCCCGTCTCCGTACACCAGTAGCGCTCGGCGTGTGTGAGCTTGCGTATAGCCAGACCCCCCACATCCAGCCCCGCCCGGCGCTTTTCCTCACCCGGCGGGTCTCCCATGCCTTTTGTAAATTTCAACCCGCCGCTCATGCCCGGCGTCTCCCAGCCACTTCTCGGCGCCTGCGGCATTACATATCCTTACGTACTGGGGGGTTTAGCTCTCCTCTCCCCTCTCCTCTTGACTCCCAGCTTCCCCTCTCCCTCCACCACCGCCTTGTACATCAAGACGGCGGCTTTTAGAGAGGGGAGTTGGCTGGTTGGTATCAGCCAGCCGCTGGCCAGCTTCACCACACCCACCACCAAGCCCCTGTCCACGGCCCACTTCACCGCGCCGTGTATCGTATCTATGCATGAACCGCTACCACCACAGATTTCATACTCCACCCTAAACGCCGACCCCCTAGGCGCAATAGAGGAGAGCCACTCCACAAAAGCCTCTAGGTAGAGGCCGTAGCGCTGAGGCTTGGGAAGACCCCGCGCCCTGTTTATTTTAGCCACTGCCTTTATAAACCCGGCCATGACCTGAAGAAACTCTGGAATTTATAAACTTTTTCTTGAAAGCGTTAAAAATATCAGTTGATATTATGTACAGTTTGACAAATATCTAAAGGTTTTGGAAAAATCAACGGCGAAAAACCTGTTGTTGCAAATCTGCCTCCGGCAACACGGCCTTTAGATACGCCTCTTCTACCTAGCGAACGGCCACCCGCCGCGCCCCGCAACGCGGGTCCAACTAAAGCCGCTTTTTTCACCGCGGTTGCCCCACTCCTCTGGGCACCGCAACCCGCGTCTGAATAAGCCATCTCGGTGGAGGCGCCGCGTTTCTCAGCTCTTCTCCACGGAGCCCCATCCCAGCGCGTCTCTTACGGCCACGCCGCCGGCCCCCTCCTCCACAGTCAACACAATGTAACACCTCTCTGAGATTAGGTGGATGTCCCTCCCATTTACGTAGGCCTCTCCCCCCAGCGCCTTCTTCAATACAAGCGCCAGCTCAGCCGCGCCCCCCACGTCGGCGACGATAACGCCGCCGCAGACCCACCTACACCCCTCGACGCACCTCTTCAACTCAGCAACAGACAGCACCCTCATACCCCACCCCCACGCCACACCCACAGCACACACCCAGCCGCCGCGGCCCCGCCTTGCGGGGCACCCGCCTTGGGAAAAACACTGGTTTTACCCACCCCCCTGCTTTTTGCCCAGCCCATGCCCACCCATGCAGGGGGCTTTAAAAACCTGTTGCAAAACCTACAAATATATACGGCGTACATATGTACAAATTCTATAGACAACCGTGATTTATTGAAAAACAGAAAGTCGGCAGAGGCCAGCCAAAGCCCCTTCATGTAGCAGAACTTGACGCGGCGGCTTGGTTATTCCAGCGCCGCGCCGACCGCTAAAACAGCTCGGGAAATCCCAACAGTACATAGGGCCCCAGGTCAAATCAAACACCTCCTTCACCGGCCGAAGAGTTGGAGTTGACTAGGTATGTTAGGTATGCGGTGGAGTCATGGCCCCACCCCTCAGTCTTCTAGCTACGGATCCTCCTCTCGGCGCCGGGGCGGCTTTACGTGTTTGTCTCTTCAGCTCTCGGCGTGACGCCGGCTGTTAGTTTAGTCCTTCTAGACAGCGCGCCTCGGTTTGGTGTTGGTAGTATTGGTAAAGCGCGTGGGGGGTTGGCAACAGCTTGGCGGCGCCTCCCCCGGCGCAGAAGATCTCAACTACGCCGTCCCAGAGGCAGGCTCTGGAGGCGCGGCACCCGGCCTCACCGGCCTTAGCCAAGGCGCATTCCAGTAGAGAAAGGCCGCCGCAGTCCACCTCTACAAACTCATCCATGTAGTAGAGCCACACACCCCCAAACATCTTTAAGTATTAAATATTGAGGGGGTGTGGTGGAGAGAATAGGCCCCTCCGCCTACCGCGTCAAAATAGGCGACAAAACCGCGGAGGTGCACCTCTTCGAGGTAGGCGCCTTCATCGTGCTAGAAGACAAGACAGTGATTGAGTACGACGGGGAGAGGATATACGTCGACGGGAAGCCGACAGAAGACCAGCAGATAAAAGCCCTGGTGGAGGCAACGATAGCGGCAGTTAGGCAATACCCCCACGGCAACTGACAAAGCCTCTACGCCCCTCGTCTAGGCCTCTTGCAACGCCGCGGCGGCTCTCTCCACGACGACTCTAGCCTACTCCGGTCGATGGCGGCTTTTCTAGCCCTCCTCCTAAGCAGATCGATCCAGGAGAGGATCTCGAGGCCGTGTTTTAAAGACGATACAACCAAGATCTTCCTCTTAACTCTGCTGATGGCTACGTTCAGCCGCGCGTAGTTAAGGCGTCGTGTATCTTATCGGCCACCATGGAGTATATCACAACTCCCTCTCCTGGAAGCTGTCCACGGTGGAGGCTCTGAGGTCTATGAGCTCCTCTAGATGCTCTAGACGCTCCACCTCCACCGACGCCATAGGCGATCCCACGCCGAATTCCCTAAGCTTCTGTGAGGCGTCGCCTATCCTCAGGATCCCGCGGGCCACCGGCCTCAACAATCCACGGGTACTTAACCCTCCCCTTCCTCTCCTCGCCATCCTCGATCACCTCCACTCCCCAGCCACCTCCCAAACCGCCATAAAATACTGACAAAGCTCGGAACAATCCTCTCAAGTATACCAAAACTTTGAACAACGTTAAGAGCGGCTGAGTCAAGTCCTACCTAAGTGAGTATAGCTTTTTAAAAGCCGAAACAGCGACTAACCCCTTTCGTCTTATCATAAGCTTCCAATACACAGCTTCAAAGTCGTCAATCTCCTCTCTTAAGACTTTAACAAGGCGATACTTGTCCTCCACGTAGGGGTATATTTTTGCGAAGACGTACGCCTTGGCTACCTGTGGGAGATTACTCCAGTCATCCCTCAACTCAAGAGTTCCGCCAAAGAGCTCATACCACCACTTCACACCCTCTGCGCTAAACGATGCAAGCTTTGTACCCCTCTGCATCAACACAGCCCTGCGACCTACAACTCTCAGCACTATCATGAGCAACTCCTTACGCGTGCCAGTATCTTCACATCGTTGTAAATCTTAGCAAGATTCGCCACCGGTTGCGTTATCTCTTTCTCCTTCACATCAACCTCTAGCGAAACACTAGCCCTACCCCCCTCACTCCCTAAGGTGATTAGATACGACAAAAGCTTCTTTACTGCGGCGAGATCCTTGGCGCTCCATGTAGAAGTGATCCCCTCGTCGCTAAACTCCGCAGAGGCGCTGGCGTCTACCACCTCTACCCCCACGGTGGATAGTTGCTCTATCAACAACTTCACCCTATAGACGTCTTCGCCGCTTATACTC
The sequence above is drawn from the Pyrobaculum ferrireducens genome and encodes:
- a CDS encoding sulfurtransferase TusA family protein, giving the protein MEVIDVSGQQCPDPLKTVASALANAPAGARYRIVTDDYMCYMMLRRLMALNDVKILEAEEGGPYVLVVEK
- a CDS encoding YbhB/YbcL family Raf kinase inhibitor-like protein encodes the protein MKRRVVLIGAALALLIAAAIYLAPRPATQPPLKIYIESPAFANGTRIPPQYTCDGADASPPLRWSGVPPGAKSLMIVVVDPDAPRGPFTHWVIYNIDPNTTELPPNLEKTPTTRYGHQAMNDFGKVGYGGPCPPPGPPHRYIFTIYALDTKLRTPPGSPHQDVIREATPHIIAAGQLVGLYRR
- a CDS encoding flavin reductase family protein, which translates into the protein MYEGKFYRLLHPRPTVIIASRCPNGRVNLMPASWNTPVSEEPPTIAVAVEREAYTHQCLQHHRYATLNVLPIDAADLIYKLGTVSGRDVDKASQFGVKLEPSTKVDVPRVAGALAVYEVEVYKEVEVGEVTLYIFHVLETWAAPGAADQWGFDFKKVNIPLHGAGRAFYRVDPKPVFAKK